TTCCTAAGAATGGGCTAACCCACCCCCACATCTCTACCAAGTATGGCATATTTATTACTCGCTGAACTTTCATACGATATTTAATGTTTGGGTATAATAAATCTCACTGTAGTTGTTCTGGCCTGCTGGTTGGAGTATCTATATGGGGAGCTAATCGCGGGTTCGACTCCTCCTAACGTaataatttttttgaatttttttttttgcgttcGCTTTAATCGCTCAACCGCTGAACGACTGGCAGTCTGGCACCCAAGTTGCTCTCCCGCCGACCGACCTTAATCCAAGACATAGCTTCGCTGAAACCGAGCCTACGCGGACCCATTTTGGATAATTATTTTCAAAGTAAATCCAATCCGTTAAATACTTTGTAACATAACcccattttagaaaaaaattctTCAGATGGGGTGTGTTTAGAAAAAAATGATCTTACTTTTGGTGCGATTGATTTTTTGCCTTGAGGTTGAGCAGAAGGACAAAAGGGTATCTTGAAGGGTGCAAACATTTTGCTCATAGGTTTACATTCAGCATTTGTACAATATTGGAGGCAATATTCTCCGAATATTACCGAATATTACGTTATTGGTTTTTGGCACAAAATCTGCACATATGGTTTTTGTTAATATTCGTTAGCACATAATTAGGAGCTCTTGACGGTAAATTAGGAATAGCAAATATCTTTGTAACCTAGCAATTATCTCTTAAGGTTGTATATATTCTCAATTGGTTGAGCAATAAAACAACAGACATTAAACTCACAATTACGTTTGTCAAATTCTATATGGTATCAGGCTAGGTTTCGAAAACATGAACCCTAAATTATGTCAGGTGATGCAATCGTAACGATTTCTTTCACGCCGCATATCACCAAACCTGTCTACGCCCTTTCCAATTCCGATCGAGTCTCAGCCAAAATTACTCATGTAGTGCTGAAAGGCTCTAATTATGCGGAATGGTCCAAGGGTTTTCGCAATGGTTTGGGGGCAAACAGGAAGCTCGGTTTTGTCGATGGCTCTCTCAAGAAGCCACCGGCTGACTCGGAGGATTTTGATGATTGGTCTACGACCAACTACACGGTGATAGCATGGATTTTTAATACGATTGATCCCACAATTCGCTCGTCAATCTCATACCGAGACACGGTTGTCGAATTATGGGATGACATTCGTAACCGCTTCTCTCGTGGTAATGGTATTGAGATTTATCATTTGGAATTGGAGATCTCCGGTTGCAAGCAGAGGGATGACGAGCCTGTCATGGAGTTCTACGATCGATTGAAGAAGCTTTGGGACGACGTCAATGACTACGACGCCCTCCCCACGTGTGACTGTTCTGGTTGCAAGTGCAATATTTCCGTCACTTTGCGCACACGTTGAGAGACAAGGCAGACTCGTCAATTCCTAATGGGTCTCCTACCGGTGTATGCGACAGTACGGTCTACTATTTTGGGTATCACTCCTTTGCCTTCCTTGGATTCCGTATATTCACGGATTATGCAGGAGGAGGAAGTCTGAGCCTTAACTTAGGATACTTCTACAGCAATGGCCTTCGCCGTTCAAGGTGGTGGACAAGGGTCTGGTGCGAAACAGGGGCGACCACGACTCAAGTGCTCTCATTGCAAGAAACCCGGTCACAATGAGCCGAATTGTTGGGAGAAGCATGGGTATCCCGAGGGTCGAGAACCACGACACAGTACTGCCTCCGGTGGACCAGCGGGTGGGTCGACTTCTGCTCACACCAATGCGGTGTTCGGTGAGCCCACGATTGATGAAAACCACATTCGTCTTCATGGTAAGCGCGCTGTCTCTTGGCTTGTTGATACAGGTGCTTCAACCCATGTGTGTGGAAATTTACATCTATTAGATGAGTGCGTTTCTATTACGCCGCTTGCAGTGGGTCTTCCAAATGGCGCTCGTTTGAAAGCTACTCATCGAGGCAATGCGAGAATTAATAAGGACCTCGTGTTATTTGATGTGCTTTATGTTCCGGATTTTACTTGCAATTTATTATCCGTCTCACAATTGCTTATTTCCCAAAAATTATGTATCCAATTCACTAATTCCATTTGTGTTATTCAGGACCCTATCTTGAAGACGAGGATTGGTGAGGGTGCTCTCGCGGATGGACTCTATCATCTGCCTATGGACATACCAAGTCGTGTTAATGCAATCGACTATGCGGGGAATGTTGCTCTTTGGCACAAACGGTTAGGTCATCCGTCTTTAAAGGCAATTGAGTGTCTTTCATCTATTAGGAATTTTAAGCTTTATTTGGATAATAATACGCATTATGACATTTGTTTTCGGGCTAAACAAACTAGGTCCGTTTTCCCTTTGAGTACCAATAAAGCCGAACATTTATTTGAGCTTTTACATTGTGATGTTTGGGGTCCGTATGATCCGCATCAATCTTGTGGGTCGCgttattttctttttcttgttgatgattattctcgAAGTATGTGGGTGTTTTTAATGTAATCAAAAGATGAAGTAACTCGACTCATGAAGGAATTTTTTGCTTTAATTCACCGTCAATTTAATGCCACTGTTAAGAGAGTAAGGAGTGATAATGGGACGGAATTTAAAcctttaattccttattttcatgAGCATGGTATGATTTTTGAGACATCTATGGTCAAAACCCCTCAACAAAACGCTCGGGTTGAACGCAACTACCGTCATATTCTTAATGTAGCTCGTGCTTTACGATTTCAAAGTTCTTTACCGACAGATTTGTGGGGTGAATGTGTCTTAACAGCCGCGCATTTGATAAATAGGACACCAAGTCGTGTTTTACAAGGGAAAACGCCATTTGAATTTCTCTTTGGTAAACCGGCTAACTTAAATTTACTTCGTATTTTTGGATGCTTGGCTTATGCTAAAAATTTACATCCCACCGATAAATTTGATAGTCGTAGTAGGAAGTGTGTGTTCCTTGGTTATCCGTTCGGAAAGAAGGGTTGGCATCTTTTTGATCTTGAGACGGGTTCATATTTTCAGTCTCGTGATGTCAGTTTTATTGAGAGTGTTTTTCCGTTCTCGCAACAAACAGTTCCGGGTTCAATTAATGATTCTGCGGCTGATACGGAGTCCTTTATTCCTGATGATGACTCCGTTACTGGTTTTGTTGCTGGGCCTTCACAAAACAGGGGGGTGCGAGTATTTCCATTCCTGTCGAAGGGGTCGCAAGTGGCGAGAATGGCAGTGGTACTGACTTTGTTTCTATTGAGAACAGAACTGGCGAAGACAACAGTGGTCCTACAACTGATTTTGGCGATCACGGTGGTGCCAGGTCTGAAACTATTGACGTTGTAATTCCTAGTACTGAGAACGGCAATGAAAATTCGAATGAAGAAGTTCTGGGGCGTGGGAAGCGAGTCAAAATTCCAAATCAGAATCATAAACATTACGTTAGTTGGGATTGCATTAACACGTCTTTTGGAAGAGTCACCCTCCGCCAATTCCGTCTCAGGTAGTCCTTATCCTTTAACTCATTTTGTAAATTACGATAATTTTTCGCGTCCACACCGTCAT
This sequence is a window from Silene latifolia isolate original U9 population chromosome 8, ASM4854445v1, whole genome shotgun sequence. Protein-coding genes within it:
- the LOC141595705 gene encoding uncharacterized protein LOC141595705, whose product is MSGDAIVTISFTPHITKPVYALSNSDRVSAKITHVVLKGSNYAEWSKGFRNGLGANRKLGFVDGSLKKPPADSEDFDDWSTTNYTVIAWIFNTIDPTIRSSISYRDTVVELWDDIRNRFSRGNGIEIYHLELEISGCKQRDDEPVMEFYDRLKKLWDDVNDYDALPTCDCSGCKCNISVTLRTR